From a single Cyclobacterium marinum DSM 745 genomic region:
- a CDS encoding PVC-type heme-binding CxxCH protein, whose protein sequence is MKGNVTHILFSILILGFSSCKDDKYAEALSPEESIATFNIHENFEVKLFASEPHIQDPVNVVFDEKGIAYAVEMPDYPYKPEEGKGKGVIKRLEDTDGDGLVDASTVFAEGLADATNLMPWKGGLLVTAAPHIYYLKDTDNDGVADSKTSVFSGFFENNSEAQITNLRLGIDNWIYAANNGQRSDVTYKDAPEEGPLQLRGADFRFRLDKQLFEKETGTAQFGQTFDDWGNKFFTQNTLHLQQTVIPNRYLERHGKLSNSSVNHNLSDHELEMFQLTPPPYWRAERTRRRNIQYKEQELNRVEYAEDHFTGASGGTVYDGGYFPEGFNGNIFTGEVAGNLVHRDVIIEDKYSPTLVAKRASEELDKEFLASTDPWFRPVGFTVGPDGALFMVDFYRQHIETPVSIPDDLKEDMDFMKGMDRGRIYRIVPKSGVSSTAVEDFTKMDAETLVSHLANKNGWWRTTAQRIILENPKNEYIPLLKSLASNEDPNAQLHALYLLQSMDALELDLVKEALKSDYYGIRKNALMIAEAFPELKGDIAAMINDESPIVSLQAILSLGNYEDDFTINQLAKALVEKGENKWFRLGILSSNAGSSEAILKVLESEYKFSEKIEDWKEAYLKEVDHILVEKGIRTKSE, encoded by the coding sequence ATGAAAGGTAACGTTACCCATATTTTATTTTCAATCTTAATTCTGGGGTTTTCCTCCTGTAAAGATGACAAATATGCTGAAGCACTCAGTCCTGAAGAAAGCATTGCAACTTTTAATATTCACGAAAATTTTGAAGTGAAACTATTCGCCTCAGAACCCCACATTCAGGACCCTGTCAATGTGGTTTTTGATGAAAAAGGAATCGCTTACGCTGTGGAAATGCCAGACTACCCCTATAAACCTGAAGAAGGAAAAGGTAAAGGGGTAATCAAAAGACTGGAAGATACTGATGGTGATGGCTTGGTAGATGCTTCAACGGTGTTTGCTGAAGGCTTGGCTGATGCTACCAATTTGATGCCTTGGAAAGGAGGCCTTTTAGTAACTGCGGCACCTCATATTTATTACCTGAAAGACACAGACAATGATGGTGTTGCTGATTCAAAGACATCTGTATTTAGTGGTTTTTTCGAGAATAATTCTGAAGCGCAAATTACCAATCTTCGATTAGGTATAGACAACTGGATCTATGCAGCAAACAATGGACAAAGAAGTGATGTCACATATAAAGATGCCCCAGAAGAAGGTCCTTTACAACTCAGAGGTGCTGATTTTAGATTTAGATTAGACAAGCAGTTGTTTGAAAAAGAGACTGGTACAGCTCAATTTGGTCAGACCTTCGATGATTGGGGAAATAAATTTTTCACTCAAAACACCCTCCACCTGCAACAAACAGTAATCCCCAATAGGTATTTAGAAAGACATGGGAAATTATCCAATAGCTCCGTCAACCATAACCTCTCAGACCATGAGCTTGAAATGTTTCAATTGACCCCTCCCCCCTATTGGAGAGCAGAACGTACGAGAAGAAGAAATATCCAATACAAAGAACAAGAGCTTAATCGCGTAGAGTATGCTGAAGATCATTTTACTGGTGCTTCAGGTGGTACAGTATACGATGGTGGCTATTTTCCCGAAGGCTTTAATGGCAATATTTTCACAGGAGAGGTAGCCGGCAATTTGGTACATCGTGATGTGATAATAGAAGATAAGTACAGCCCAACCCTTGTGGCCAAAAGAGCTTCTGAAGAGCTTGACAAAGAATTTCTTGCCTCAACTGACCCATGGTTTAGACCAGTAGGATTTACTGTTGGGCCTGATGGGGCATTATTTATGGTAGACTTTTACAGACAGCATATTGAAACTCCGGTTTCTATTCCTGATGATTTGAAAGAAGACATGGATTTCATGAAAGGCATGGACCGAGGTAGAATCTATAGAATTGTACCTAAATCCGGTGTTTCTTCTACAGCGGTTGAAGATTTTACCAAAATGGATGCAGAGACCCTTGTTTCTCATTTGGCGAATAAAAATGGCTGGTGGAGAACAACAGCTCAAAGAATAATTTTGGAGAACCCAAAAAATGAATACATCCCATTATTAAAATCCCTTGCATCAAATGAAGATCCAAACGCTCAACTTCATGCTTTGTATTTGTTACAGTCCATGGATGCCTTGGAACTAGACTTAGTAAAAGAAGCATTAAAAAGTGATTATTATGGAATTAGAAAGAATGCATTGATGATCGCAGAAGCTTTTCCTGAGCTAAAGGGAGACATTGCAGCAATGATTAATGACGAATCTCCTATCGTTTCCCTACAAGCAATTCTTAGCCTTGGCAATTATGAAGATGATTTCACCATCAACCAATTGGCCAAAGCCTTGGTTGAAAAAGGGGAAAATAAATGGTTTCGTCTAGGCATATTAAGTTCCAATGCAGGCTCAAGTGAAGCAATATTAAAAGTACTGGAATCTGAGTATAAATTTTCTGAGAAAATTGAAGACTGGAAAGAAGCCTATCTTAAAGAAGTGGATCATATCCTTGTCGAAAAAGGTATACGAACCAAATCTGAATAA
- a CDS encoding high-potential iron-sulfur protein — protein MNRRKSIKTLIASTGAVFFLSKCSQPKEEYKLENIKDCGDLTGLSEEEVAKRKSLGYEEKSPLEGDKCDNCQLYLPPTEKRKCGGCQLFKGPVNADAYCTYWAPRVENA, from the coding sequence ATGAACAGAAGAAAATCTATAAAAACACTTATCGCATCGACAGGAGCTGTATTTTTCCTAAGTAAATGTAGCCAACCAAAGGAAGAATATAAGTTAGAAAACATCAAGGATTGTGGGGACTTAACAGGGCTAAGTGAAGAAGAGGTAGCCAAAAGGAAAAGTTTGGGGTATGAAGAAAAGTCTCCATTAGAAGGAGATAAATGCGACAACTGCCAACTATATTTGCCGCCGACAGAGAAGCGAAAATGTGGTGGATGTCAATTATTTAAAGGCCCTGTAAATGCCGATGCCTATTGTACTTATTGGGCTCCTAGAGTAGAAAATGCCTAG